A stretch of the Rhizomicrobium sp. genome encodes the following:
- the cysS gene encoding cysteine--tRNA ligase, translating to MTIRLHNTLTRSKDVFTPIDPANVRMYVCGPTVYDYAHIGNARPAIVFDVLFRLLRHTYGPGHVTYVRNITDIDDKINARAAERAVGRNTPILDVLREITEATYGVYREDVSALNCLPPTFMPRATEHVPGMIAMIETLIAGGHAYASQGHVLFDVTSKADYGKLARRSLDDMLAGARIDVAPYKKGDMDFVLWKPSEAEQPGWDSPWGYGRPGWHLECSAMIEATMGDTIDIHGGGIDLVFPHHENEIAQSESAHQGHPLARVWMHNGFLNVEGEKMSKSLGNFVTINELLKDWPGEVLRFNMLRTHYRQPMDWTVAGMTESWKTLEKWYAVTEPLADPPIGAAFLEALSDDLNTPAAIAALHQGTEHELAGGLGLLGFSNVQLNLAAKKQVDEVAIADAIEARKAARARKDFKESDRIRDELLAKGIALKDGPTGTTWEVKR from the coding sequence ATGACCATTCGCCTGCACAACACGCTCACCCGCTCGAAGGACGTCTTCACGCCCATCGATCCCGCCAATGTGCGCATGTATGTCTGCGGCCCGACGGTCTACGACTACGCCCATATCGGCAATGCGCGCCCCGCCATCGTGTTCGACGTCCTGTTCCGCCTGCTGCGCCACACCTATGGCCCGGGTCACGTCACCTATGTCCGCAACATCACCGACATCGACGACAAGATAAACGCCCGCGCCGCCGAGCGCGCCGTCGGCCGCAACACGCCGATCCTCGACGTGCTGCGCGAGATCACCGAGGCGACCTACGGCGTCTACCGCGAGGACGTGAGCGCGCTGAACTGCCTCCCGCCCACGTTCATGCCGCGCGCCACCGAACACGTGCCTGGGATGATCGCGATGATCGAGACGCTGATCGCGGGCGGCCACGCCTATGCCAGCCAGGGCCATGTCCTGTTCGATGTCACCTCGAAGGCCGACTACGGCAAGCTCGCACGCCGCAGCCTCGATGACATGCTGGCCGGCGCCCGCATCGACGTCGCGCCCTACAAGAAGGGCGACATGGATTTCGTGCTGTGGAAGCCGTCCGAGGCCGAGCAGCCGGGCTGGGACTCGCCGTGGGGCTACGGCCGCCCCGGCTGGCACCTGGAATGCTCCGCAATGATCGAAGCGACGATGGGAGACACCATCGACATCCATGGCGGCGGCATCGACCTCGTCTTCCCGCATCATGAGAACGAGATCGCCCAGAGCGAGAGCGCCCATCAGGGTCATCCGCTGGCGCGCGTCTGGATGCACAACGGTTTCCTCAACGTCGAGGGCGAGAAGATGTCGAAGAGCCTCGGCAACTTCGTCACCATCAACGAGCTCTTGAAGGATTGGCCCGGCGAGGTCCTGCGCTTCAACATGCTGCGCACGCATTATCGCCAGCCGATGGATTGGACCGTCGCCGGCATGACCGAGAGCTGGAAGACGCTCGAGAAATGGTACGCCGTGACCGAGCCGCTGGCCGATCCGCCCATCGGCGCCGCTTTCCTCGAAGCCCTGAGCGACGACCTCAACACCCCCGCGGCCATCGCGGCGCTGCATCAGGGCACCGAGCACGAGCTGGCCGGCGGTTTGGGCCTGCTCGGCTTCTCCAACGTCCAGCTCAACCTCGCCGCCAAGAAGCAAGTCGACGAGGTCGCCATCGCCGACGCCATCGAAGCCCGCAAGGCCGCCCGCGCCCGCAAGGACTTCAAGGAATCGGACCGCATCCGCGACGAACTGCTGGCCAAAGGTATCGCGCTGAAGGACGGCCCCACGGGCACGACCTGGGAGGTCAAGCGATGA
- the gltX gene encoding glutamate--tRNA ligase, whose protein sequence is MTAPIVRIAPSPTGHLQVGNGRAAVLNALFAKKTGGRFMLRIDDTDDTRSTKEFEAAILEDYAWLGLHHDIFARQSDRVTIYEEAAAKLKAAGRLYPAYETADELERRRKRQMAAHKPPVYDRAALALTADDRARLEAEGRKPHWRFKLSHAKVRWTDAIRGPVEIDTSTLSDPVLIREDGRFLYTLPSVVDDIDFCITHIIRGEDHVTNSAPQIEIFEALGAPVPVFAHYPLYLSAEGGKLSKRDNSLSLRGLRDEGIEPLALASYLAKLGTSDPIEPRQTLDQLAQEFAFEKIARAPAHFDTAELAVLNGKLLHLLPHDAVAARLNAAGITGGPPFWEAVKPNLLKLADAAIWWAIVHAPVTPVLENAELTTKAAALLPPEPWDETTWSLLTKAAAEATGLKGRALFHPLRLALTGRGDGPELKKLLPLIGRERALARLKGNTA, encoded by the coding sequence AAGAAGACCGGCGGCCGCTTCATGCTGCGGATCGACGACACCGACGACACGCGCTCCACCAAGGAATTCGAAGCCGCAATCCTCGAAGACTACGCCTGGCTCGGCCTGCATCACGACATCTTCGCGCGCCAGTCCGACCGCGTGACGATCTACGAGGAAGCCGCCGCGAAACTCAAAGCCGCCGGCCGCCTCTACCCCGCCTATGAGACCGCGGACGAGCTCGAGCGCCGCCGCAAGCGCCAGATGGCCGCGCACAAGCCGCCGGTCTACGACCGCGCCGCCCTCGCACTCACCGCCGACGACCGCGCCCGTCTCGAAGCCGAAGGCCGCAAGCCCCATTGGCGCTTCAAGCTCAGCCACGCCAAGGTCCGCTGGACCGATGCGATCCGCGGCCCGGTCGAGATCGACACCTCCACCCTCTCCGACCCCGTCCTGATCCGCGAGGACGGCCGCTTCCTCTACACGCTGCCTTCCGTCGTCGACGACATCGACTTCTGCATCACCCACATCATCCGCGGCGAAGACCACGTCACCAACTCCGCGCCGCAGATCGAGATCTTCGAAGCCCTCGGCGCGCCGGTGCCCGTCTTCGCGCATTACCCGCTCTACCTCTCCGCCGAAGGCGGCAAGCTCTCCAAGCGCGACAATTCCCTCTCCCTGCGCGGCCTGCGCGACGAAGGCATCGAGCCGCTGGCCCTGGCTTCTTACCTCGCCAAGCTCGGCACATCGGACCCTATCGAGCCGCGCCAGACCCTCGACCAGCTCGCCCAGGAATTCGCGTTCGAGAAGATCGCCCGCGCCCCCGCCCATTTCGACACTGCCGAGCTCGCGGTGCTCAACGGCAAGCTGTTGCATCTTTTGCCCCACGACGCGGTCGCGGCGCGCTTGAACGCGGCCGGCATAACCGGCGGCCCACCCTTCTGGGAGGCGGTGAAGCCCAACCTGCTCAAGCTCGCCGACGCCGCGATCTGGTGGGCCATCGTCCACGCGCCTGTGACGCCAGTCCTCGAAAATGCCGAACTGACGACCAAGGCCGCCGCGCTCCTCCCGCCCGAGCCTTGGGACGAGACGACCTGGAGCCTGCTCACCAAAGCGGCAGCCGAGGCCACCGGCCTCAAGGGCCGCGCCCTGTTCCACCCGCTCCGTCTGGCTTTGACCGGCCGCGGCGATGGACCCGAGCTCAAAAAACTGCTACCCCTGATCGGCCGCGAGCGAGCGCTCGCGCGCCTCAAAGGGAACACGGCGTGA
- the cimA gene encoding citramalate synthase → MSRERLYLFDTTLRDGAQTQGVDFSVEDKRQIALALDGLGLDYIEGGWPGANPTDTAFFAERPPLKTARFTAFGMTKRAGRSAANDPSLAQVLGAEADAACLVGKTWDFQVDVALEIPRSENVDGIAESIAAAVAKKREALFDAEHFFDGYKANPDYALQCITAAHDAGARWLVLCDTNGGTLPEDIYRIVSDVKAKLPDAALGIHAHNDTEQAVAVSLAALRGGARQIQGTLNGLGERCGNANLCALLPTLLLKEPYTDQFETGVSREKLAGLTRISRLLDEILNRAPNRHAAYVGPSAFAHKGGLHSSAVAKDPRTYEHVPPETVGNVRKILVSDQAGRSNLLARLSESGIDLDAKDPRIARLLEDLKQREFLGYAYDGAEASFELLARRVLGQVPDYFSVQSFRVIVERRHNALGDLVTVSEATVRLTVDGEVLHTAGEGVGPIDALDVALRKDLGKYSSWLSDLRLVDYKVRILTSGTEAVTRVMVESADGKGNRWSTVGVSPNIVDASFEALSDSICYKLYRDGARA, encoded by the coding sequence ATGAGCCGCGAGCGCCTCTATCTGTTCGACACGACCCTGCGCGACGGGGCGCAGACCCAGGGGGTGGACTTCTCGGTCGAGGACAAGCGCCAGATCGCGCTCGCGCTCGACGGCCTGGGCCTCGACTATATCGAGGGCGGCTGGCCGGGGGCGAACCCGACCGATACGGCCTTCTTCGCCGAGCGGCCGCCGCTCAAGACCGCACGTTTCACCGCCTTCGGCATGACCAAGCGGGCTGGGCGCAGTGCCGCGAACGATCCCAGCCTGGCGCAGGTCCTGGGTGCCGAGGCCGACGCGGCCTGCCTGGTCGGCAAGACCTGGGACTTCCAAGTCGATGTCGCGCTCGAGATTCCGCGTAGCGAGAATGTCGACGGCATCGCGGAGTCGATCGCCGCCGCGGTCGCGAAGAAACGCGAAGCGCTGTTCGATGCCGAGCATTTCTTTGACGGCTACAAGGCCAATCCGGATTATGCGCTGCAGTGCATCACGGCGGCGCATGACGCCGGCGCACGCTGGCTGGTGCTGTGCGACACCAATGGCGGCACGCTGCCGGAGGACATCTACCGTATCGTTTCCGACGTGAAGGCGAAGCTGCCGGATGCCGCCCTCGGCATCCACGCCCACAACGACACCGAACAGGCGGTCGCGGTCAGTCTTGCGGCGCTGCGGGGCGGTGCGCGCCAGATCCAGGGCACGCTCAACGGCTTGGGCGAGCGTTGCGGCAACGCCAATCTCTGCGCCCTGCTGCCGACGCTTCTGCTGAAAGAACCGTATACAGATCAATTTGAGACGGGCGTGAGTCGCGAAAAGCTCGCCGGCCTTACCCGTATCTCGCGTCTGCTGGACGAGATCCTCAACCGCGCCCCCAACCGCCATGCCGCCTATGTCGGGCCGTCGGCTTTCGCGCATAAGGGCGGCCTGCATTCCTCCGCCGTCGCGAAGGACCCGCGCACCTACGAGCACGTCCCGCCGGAGACGGTCGGCAATGTGCGCAAGATCCTGGTCTCCGACCAGGCCGGCCGCTCCAACCTGCTCGCGCGCCTCTCCGAAAGCGGCATCGATCTCGACGCCAAGGACCCGCGCATCGCCCGCCTGCTCGAAGACCTCAAGCAACGCGAATTCCTCGGCTACGCCTATGACGGCGCCGAAGCGTCGTTCGAGCTGCTCGCCCGCCGTGTCCTCGGGCAGGTGCCAGACTACTTCAGCGTCCAGAGCTTCCGCGTCATCGTCGAGCGCCGCCATAACGCGTTGGGCGACCTCGTCACCGTTTCGGAGGCCACTGTGCGGCTGACCGTGGACGGCGAAGTGCTGCACACCGCCGGCGAAGGTGTCGGCCCGATCGACGCGCTGGACGTCGCGCTGCGCAAGGACCTGGGCAAGTACTCGTCCTGGCTCTCAGACCTGCGGTTGGTGGATTACAAGGTGCGTATCCTCACGAGCGGCACCGAGGCCGTGACCCGCGTGATGGTCGAAAGCGCCGACGGCAAGGGCAACCGCTGGTCGACGGTCGGCGTCTCGCCCAACATCGTCGACGCGTCCTTCGAAGCCCTGTCGGATTCGATCTGCTACAAACTCTACCGCGACGGCGCCCGCGCGTGA